In Actinomadura luteofluorescens, the sequence AAGGAGTCCCCATCCGACGCCGAGCCCTGCGAGGAACGGCCAGGCGGTGGTGAGGAATCCGCCCAGGCTGGCGGCCTCCTCATGGGAGGCGCGCCCGATGGCGACGAACACGAGCACGCAGAGGACGTCGGCGACCCCACCCAAGACCTTCGGCACCCCTCAAGGCTAAGCGCCCCGCAGGTCAGGTCATGCCGACCTTCGGCGCCGGCGACGCCGCAGCGCCCTCGGGGACGCTCGCGCCCGGTCCGCCGGAGGGACGGCCGGGAATCGCGAGGGCCGCGACGGCGCCGACCAGGGTCAGGACGGCCGAGACGGCGACGGCGGCGCGCAGGCCGCCGGCGGTGCCCGCGCCCGACGCCGCGACGCCGACGAGCACGGCCAGGCCGACGCCGACCCCGATCTGCATGGCGGTGTTGGCCATGCCGCCGGCGATGCCCTGTTCGCGGGCGTCCACTCCGGTGGCGGCGGCGGCGAACTGGGTGGGGTAGATCGTGCCCATGCCCATCCCGTACACGGCGATCCCGGCGAGGACGGTGAGGTAGGAGCCGTCGGCCACCATCCCGGCCGCCAGTAGGCCGCTGCCCAGGGCCCCGAGGAGGAGGGCGGTGACGAGGGTGCCGCGGATGCCGACGCGCAGCATCAGCCGCCCGGCGGTGAAGTTCCCGAGAGCGATCACCGCGGACAGGCCGAGGAACGCCAGCCCGGCCCGCAGGGCGGTGTAGCCCAGCACGTCCTGGAAGTACAGGGTGAGGAAGTACACGACGTTCTGCATGGTCGCCCCGAACACGAAGATGATCACGAGGGCGGGGGCCAGGTTGCGGTCGCGCAGCAGGCGCAGCGGCATCAGCGGGCTGCGGCTGCGCGCCTCGACGGCGAGGAAGGCGGCGAGCAGGACGAGCGCGAGCACGGCCCCGGTGAGGAACTTCGGCGACGTCCAGCCCGTCTCGGGGACCTCGGCGATCGAGTACACCAGGAGGGTGGCGCCCGCGGTGCCGGTCAGCACGCCGGGCAGGTCGTAGCCGCGGCCGCGCTCGACGGGCCCGTCCGCCGGCAGCAGCCAGAACGCGGCGGCGGCCGCGGCGACCACCAGCGGCACGTTGACGAGGAACACCGCCTCCCAGCCGAACGCGTGGGTCAGCACGCCGCCGAGGAGCGCTCCGGCGCTGAGCCCTCCGGCGCCGGCCATGGCCCACACCCCGAGCGCCCTGAGCCGGTCGCGTCCCTCCGCGAACATGGTGTTGACCTGCGCCAGGGTGGCGGGGAACACGATCGCGGCGCCGACCCCCTGGATCGCGCGGGCGGCGATCAGCGTGCCCGGGGAGGTGGCGAGGCCGCCGAGCAGGGACGCGCCGCCGAACGCGACCATGCCGAGGACGAACATGCGGCGGCGGCCCAGCAGGTCGCCCGAGCGGCCGCCGAGCAGCAGGAAGCCGCCGAAGAACACGGCGTAGGCGCTGATGACCCATTGGGCCGAGCCCTCGGTGAAGCCGACGTCGCGGACGAGTTCGGGCAGCGCGACGTACACGATGGTGAAGTCGAGCGAGGTGATGAGGCTGGAGAACGCCAGCAGGGCCAGGCTCAATCCCGGCCTGGGCGCGGAACGCATGATGGACCTTCTTCGGTAGGAGGCTCTTGGCCCGACTATGCGGCCGCGCGCTTACCGTTCGCCTTCCCTCCGCCTACCGTCCGCCGCCCGCCGCCGTAGGCGGCGATCACCGCGTTATCGTGGGGCCATGCGTTTCGGGGTGCTCGGACCGCTGGCGGTCTGGACGGCCGACGGCACCCTGGTGGCGGTGCGGGGGCTGAAGGTCCGGACGCTGCTGGCCGACCTGCTCGTCCAGGAGGGGCGGCCGGTGTCGGCGGAGCGGCTGATCGACGATCTGTGGGGGCCGGCGCGCCCCGCGGACGCGGCGGGGGCCCTCCAGGTCAAGGTGTCGCAGTTGCGCCGGGCTCTGGAGGACGCCGAGCCGGGCGGCAGGGCGCTGGTGGTGTTCCAGGCGCCGGGATACCTGCTGCGGGCCGCTCCCGAGCAGGTGGACGCGGGCCGGTTCGCCGCGTTCCTCGCACGGGCCCGGGGGACCGCCGATCCTCGCGCCAGGGCCGCGCTGCTCACCGACGCGCTGGCGCTGTGGCGGGGCCCTGCCTATGCCCCCTTCGCCGACGAGCCGTTCGCGCGGGCCACGATCACTCGCCTCGAAGAGCAGCGGCTGACGGCCGTGGAGGATCTTCTGGAGGCCCGGCTCGCCCTCGGCGAGCACACCGCGCTGGTGGGTGA encodes:
- a CDS encoding MFS transporter, whose amino-acid sequence is MRSAPRPGLSLALLAFSSLITSLDFTIVYVALPELVRDVGFTEGSAQWVISAYAVFFGGFLLLGGRSGDLLGRRRMFVLGMVAFGGASLLGGLATSPGTLIAARAIQGVGAAIVFPATLAQVNTMFAEGRDRLRALGVWAMAGAGGLSAGALLGGVLTHAFGWEAVFLVNVPLVVAAAAAAFWLLPADGPVERGRGYDLPGVLTGTAGATLLVYSIAEVPETGWTSPKFLTGAVLALVLLAAFLAVEARSRSPLMPLRLLRDRNLAPALVIIFVFGATMQNVVYFLTLYFQDVLGYTALRAGLAFLGLSAVIALGNFTAGRLMLRVGIRGTLVTALLLGALGSGLLAAGMVADGSYLTVLAGIAVYGMGMGTIYPTQFAAAATGVDAREQGIAGGMANTAMQIGVGVGLAVLVGVAASGAGTAGGLRAAVAVSAVLTLVGAVAALAIPGRPSGGPGASVPEGAAASPAPKVGMT